A region of the Ranitomeya variabilis isolate aRanVar5 chromosome 5, aRanVar5.hap1, whole genome shotgun sequence genome:
TGTGATGATCTCCCTCCTCCAATCAGTTTTTTAACCTTAATTGGGGATTTGCTATGGTCAGAATACCCACAATTGAAGATATCAGGCCACAAATGCCAATGAATCCAGAATTGGTTTTGTAAAATCCTAAACGATCAAGAGGACTAAAAAGATCACACACATTTTTGATTGTGTCCAATAAGACGggagagtgcttctttaaactcAAGCCAAGGAAAAGTAAGAAGTTCTTAAGGCTTTTCAGTGAAGTATTGCTTGAATTCAGAGCTGGACCATTCTCATGATTAGCCCCCCGTTGTCCACATTTCCTCTCGTTCTCTATGCAGTTTATTATTACATACAAATCCCTGGCTAGATGAAAGAGGAGAGAATAGAAATAACACTGGCTGGCTCGATGCTGCCACGTCTCCTTCTTGATGTCTGCAACTAGATCCACACTTCTTACCCACAGGACAGTGTCGCAGGTAAAATACAGAACGCGGTTCAGATTGGCAGCAGTAAGGCAGTAGCACAGAACGGGATCTGACAGTTGGATCGAGGCTTTTGAGGCTTCAATGGCATGCACCATGTTACCCAGCCGAAACACTAAAAGACAAGAAATAGTTAATTATACATCTGTCAGATCACCACTGTAACAAATGTCAAAGCCACATTTATGTCATAATATCTCATTATAACCAAGCACATTCCGATATCAGTAACCTAGAGCGGATCATCGTATTATTCTCTACTTATCAATGTCTGTTTCTCCTACAGAAATAACAAGAACTTGCAAAGACCCCTCTGAAATGGTGAATGACCCTGAAACAGGATCCTGAACATACATGCCTATAAGGGCATCATATCGATATCACCTATGAGCCACAATGGGAAGCCACTAAATTATTGCTCTGACCTGTCCATGTTTTACATGGttggccattttttgttttttaaattctgccatgtattatttgtctcTGCAGCAGAGTAAAGTATGGTCATCAATCATGATGCATCCCCTGACATTGTTGATCACAGAGGATTCTGGAGATGGAACTGATCCAATATTTTTACTTATGCATGCAAGCTTGGGCTAGACAAGAAGGATTTTTGGACTAAAAATGGTAAAGATGGAAAGTTCACACTTGTGAAAAAAGACTAAAGGTTACAGAAGGTCTGGACAAACTATTAGTGACATTGAAAATATACATTTTAACTGTACATCTCCTTTAATGTTACAAGATTAAGAGCTACATTTTTAATGAGGTCTTTCAGAACAGGCAATGCCCAGCTAAATTTAAAAAGGTCTGGGGTCTCTAGGTGACTATTCTCTTAACCCTTGGCATGCAAGTATCACAAGTTAAATTTGATTCTTGTTATGTTCCTTTTCTGTTATATCTGTTCTGTTTTTTTGTTCTCTTTTCCTCATCTCAGCCTGAACTGGTGTGGACCCGATACCTGCACTCCTCCGGGGTTTTGGTCATGGCTTGGGTCTGTGAGTCCCAAATATCTTATCTAGCCAAAGAGTCCTTTATATTTCTCAGTATCATGtacaggtgctgctcacaaaattagaatatcatcaaaaaataaatttatttcagttctgatGATTATAGGTTACAaccaacgaaaacccaaaagtcatctcagaaaattagaatactttataacactgccatttatccatgagctcttcatcaccaacaaactctccttccttggcatcactgaaacccggctcaccccctctgactcagcctctccagctgcacattcctatggtggattccacctctctcacacccttcgccccagcaacaaacgtggtggaggggttggcttgctcctgtccaacaccggctcctttactccaatcaagctaccaccctccgctactcttccctcgttcgaggtgcactccgtccgcatccgtcagtattccgggttttctaagtcaccttgtgaatgattttgccctttgttaagatggagtttgcggtttttgtctgccctacttcctgttcgtttgtttaaaacccgggtcaggtgttagcctctttgctggagtattctgattctgttctccttcagctcagctgctggttctgagtgtgtctctacctctggctctggacattccctgcatatgtaagctacactctctaggttatcattagtctgctgacttggaacttaacccttggttcattcctcctggtaagaactgtgtttttggaactttgtttctggaactttgtttctggacttgtttctggactgtgagttactacgtaatccttcatttactccctccGGCGGgatctgttggaaacaacaccagtaaaatacttatgtgaacctatttctgaacttacctgtgtttatgccaaatctgggatcaacttgtgcactagtttctggacttacccgtgttcatgccacacctggaatgaacttgtggacttgttctggacttccctgtgtttacttcatacctggatttgactctttctgcaccgacagtgtttggatctgcaccacgtcacctgtcacactcaccttttgctcaccttgctgaggactctgccttaaaaactctgccgatttactgtatatatttcaaggactcgtttcattccaggacactgtgggttatcagtgggTTAtcagacatgacagtaccccgccttctacgagggaccccagggccctcacggcttataggacccggcttgtctggatggcgacgatgtaaaaacctgaccagccgatccgcatgaatgtccgaggctggtacccaggacctctcctcaggcccataaccacgccagtgaaccaagtactgtaaagtgcggcgcactacacgagagtcaaccaccttggagacttcaaattccaaattaccatccaccaagactggaggtggcataggcgccacgtccacagaacccaccaccttcttaagaagagacctgtggaacacgttgtgtatcttatacaccatagggagctccaatcggtacgctactgggttaatgacggcggtgaccttaaatggaccaataaaccgtagacccaatttaagggacggtattttgagtcttatgttttttgtggataaccacacccagtcatccacactcaggtccggacctggcacacgcctactgtcagccacacgtttgtacctagcacccacactcaacaggtgctgtttaactctcctccagactgacgacaattgtgctcctaactggtcctcctccggaacgccggaagagcccctctgactcaaagtacaaaatttaggatgtagcccgtaaacacaaaaaaacggagactccccagacgactcctggtggtgattattgatggcaaactcagccaaaggaagaaaggtagaccactcctcctggttatcagagacaaagcagcgtaagtactgttccaaattttggttcatacgctcagtctgaccatttgactgaggatgaaacgctgaagaatgagacaacttgatccccagccgtgagcaaaatgctttccaaaattttgccacaaactgagaccccctataagacacgatgtcagacggaaccccatgaagtctgaccacctcctgcacaaatacccgagccagagtcttagcgttaggcaatgaaggcaaagacacaaagtgcgacatttttgaaaaccgatcaactatcaccaagatgaccgtgttcccagctgatgagggcaaatcagtgatgaaatccatggagatttccgtccatggtttACTagatacctcaagaggaagtagtgtgccaacaggacgggggcggggcgtcttagccctagcgcacgtggtacaagctgacacgtatgagaccacgtcctgtcggatcttgggccaccaaaaccgacgtgacaccaactccaaggtacctctaacccctgggtgggcagccaggacagcatcatgatgctccgccaaaacctttaagcggagataaagcggtacaaaagatttgttgatggaaagctcagatggtacctcctcctgagcctcggcaatctcagcctcaacctcggtagtgagagccgaaaccacaacacccttttggaggatgggtactggatcctcccgaggttctccccccggaaaacacctggacagagcatccgccttagtgtttttagaccccggtctgtaagtgacaacgaaattgaaccgcgtgaaaaacaatgcccagcgagcctgcctgggggacagacgcttggctgactccaaatacagcagattcttatgatcggtaataacagtaacctgatgtactgacccctccaagaagtgtcgccattcctcaaaggccaacttaatagccaacaactccctcttgccgatatcgtagttacgttcggcggacgacagtttcttggagaaataggcgcatggacgcaaaccactcaaagatgagccttgagatagtactgcccccacaccaacctcagacgtatcgacttccacaacaaagggttttgatacgtctggctgcacaagaatgggggctgaaacaaaaaactgttcttaagaaattcaaatgcgcgcacagcagcctcaggccaaacggagaaattggtaccctttttagtcatgtcagttagcggtttagcaatgatggaaaaatccttgataaatttcctatagtagttagaaaacccaaggaaccgctgaagtgctttcaggttatcaggacgttcccaatgcagcaccgcttgcaccttagcggcgtccattttaaaaccagaagcagacacaatataacccaagaaaggcaactcctgaacaaaagagacacatttctcaagtttagcatacagcttattctctctgagaagctgtaacacctgcctgacatgatctaaatgagcatcacggtcgcaagaatatatgagaatgtcatctaggtacacgataacgaatttccccaaaacatgcgagaacacatcattgatgaaatgttggaacactgctggtgcgttagtcaacccaaatggcatcaccaaattttcaaaatgaccctcaggggtattaaaagccgtcttccactcatcaccttgacggactcttatgatgttgtacgcccccctgaggtcaagtttGGTAAACCACttcgcacccgccacctggttgaacaaatctggtatcagtggcatagggtatggatcacgaaccgtaatctggttcaactccctgaaatccaaacacgggcgtaatccgccatctttcttcttcacgaagaagaaccctgctgcgaccggcgaggatgacggcctgatgtgccctttgctcaagctttcagcaatataatcttttaacgcttgtctctccggaccggagatgttaaacatccttgctttaaggcaacttggcccctggtttgaaCCTGATAgagcagtcatagggacgatgtggcggcaactctgaacaacccttctcagagaacacatccacaaaatccagaagtgactccggaacgcttgaagtcaccgcagccacacgtggccaggcaattctcctggcagaactcgctccaccgaattatgttttgagttttccagtcaattaccgggttgtgcatagacaaccaaggaaaagccaaaaccacctgagcaggaagattcctgagcaccttacatgtaacccgctcggaatgtagaaccccaatgtggagtttcacctcagccacaaattcagtaatctccccgagagagaggagcagcattgatggtgaccacgcggataggatgagacagtttttcaatcctaaaacctgctgtgcgcgcaaactcctcatcaatgagatttgtggctgaaccactatccacaaaaacagtaattggcagctcactgccagcgataaaaaccttagcagggagcatgcattgagaaactaccatggaggatatacataagctcagattggtctcctccacaccctctgagcttagaagttttccgccgttgcgtttttcttacacagcagaggacagatgttaataaaatgaccagttttaccacagtaaaaacaggctccctgcttcctgagctcaggggctcgacgcttcacatgtgacacccctgcgatttgcataggctccgtgggctcacctgcagcaacctcacgtgaacctaaaccctctcccataggcagtgtctcatgctccccctgacgcaaacggcgatcaatgcggacaaccagactcatagcggaatttagagaagcaggagtctcgtacatcagaagggcttttttaacccttccagaaaccccatgaataaactgactccgcaatgctggatcattccattgtgtatcgatcgcccagcgacgaaattcagaacagtaatcctctgcaactcgctccccctggcgaatagagcgtatcttagattctgctagagccattctgtcaggttcatcgtagatttttccaagagaggaaaaaaaactcccacagagtcaaatgcagcagaatcagatggcaaagaaaacgcccatgcttggggatccccgcttaacagtgacaacaccaggcccacacgctgagcctcattacccgagatcgggcgcatacggaaatatagtctgcaagcttcacgaaaagaaacaaatttactgcgttccccagcaaatttttcaggcaaagggaatttaggctcagcaactcttcctgtcgctccagcttgcacattagatactgctagtccctgttgctgcactgcccccctcaactcagtgacctgtagggacagcgcctccaactggtgggttatggaagtcatgggatccatgagaaaacaaaaaaaggaaacccccctttttttttttgttgttgggccgattataatgtcacggggagactaggtgagcgagagctattaacccgggcccctgcaatttccctcagactagggaaatcctgactgaccctctacctggagtttacactgatggtgtgcatgtccaggcctcgaacctcaccctgtctcctgtttcaaccctaggctgaaaccttcgcccaccacccagtgaagaggtaatacaccaatacccagttagcacagacaaggataaaggaaaatatacaccacgccgcagtcactcaggaatacactataattgtgcagggcaaaataaatacaaatataggaaggagtaaataagacaaaggaaaatacaccaccagcaacgaatctccaacaaccagctctccactccagaccgagataacaacgcaagacagaagctataatcggcgacgcccaatgatcaggagaactatttaaaggcaatgggcatggcccagcttccaatccgatcatcaggtaaattaaccctggaccagctagataaaatctagccgacgccaatgagcacatagtggtcaaaagcggaattaccgctgtctgtcgaacgacctggtctgaacagcgtccgacatgacagtatattgttttggatgttattgctgttgtacaaatacactatttgcactaaagaaacccgtctgtctgttcattgccccatgctatcagaatccttgagttcctacaatagtattacagcatctattccccctccaacctccagctggctgtcatctaccgcccccagaactagccatctccacctttctcgaccacttcaccacctggctacttcatttcctctctgctgacatccccactatcatgggtgacttcaatatccccattgacacttccacctcagctgcctctaaacttttatcactgactgcctcctttggcctcactcaatggtccttcgaggtcactcacaaagatggccacacgctggacctcatcttcacccgcctctgctcccttactaatctcactaactcagccCTCCCcgactgaccacaacctactgacatgctCTTCCCTCTCCTGTCCTATTGTGCAACCCCCACACCACAAACTCActtaccctcgcagaaatctcaaacacctctacttacaatcactctctgagtcccttctccctcttacagacatagcctcccttcatgacacagatgctgctgccactttctataacagcaacactcaattcggccgacccgctcatgcatagcaaaacctgTACACTCAAcaagcagccctggctgaccagcctgaccagagAACTGAgaagggcttccaggatcgctgagcagagatggaggcgagcccgctctgccgaccacttcactgcatacaagcaatcCCTCgctgcttcaagtccacgctcactgccgcaaaacaaacttatttctcatctctcatatcctccgtctcacaaccctaaacagcttttcaacactttcaattctctactctgtccccaCGCACCcaatccctcccctctcatttctgctgaagactttgcctctttctttaaacagaaaatcgatacgatcagagaaagctttggcccacagcgcccaatgccaCTCTTAGctactcaaccctgttcctccagaaccagcttctccaccatggcagatcAGCTctacaccctcctgtcaagatcacacctcaccacctgcacacttgacccgctcccataccACCTCATCTCAAACCTTGCCACGGTCttgatcccaaccctaacacacctcttcaacctctcactcacaacaggtgtcttccccctcatccttcaaacatgccaagatcacacccatcatcaaaaagccctccctcgacccatcctctgtgtctagctatagcACGATATctattctcccttatgcctcaaaattactggaacatgtccatcttgaactgtcctcccacttctcctcctgctccctctttgactggttacaatctggcttccgaccacaccactcaactgaaactgccctaactaaagtcaccaatgacctactaactgacaagagcaagcgacactactctgtcctccttctcct
Encoded here:
- the PEX11A gene encoding peroxisomal membrane protein 11A, whose protein sequence is MSLMMESFVKFTNQSQGRDRLFRATQYACMLLSYVLENKAGREKVVKKLKRVESNMSSGRKLFRLGNMVHAIEASKASIQLSDPVLCYCLTAANLNRVLYFTCDTVLWVRSVDLVADIKKETWQHRASQCYFYSLLFHLARDLYVIINCIENERKCGQRGANHENGPALNSSNTSLKSLKNFLLFLGLSLKKHSPVLLDTIKNVCDLFSPLDRLGFYKTNSGFIGICGLISSIVGILTIANPQLRLKN